From the genome of Phreatobacter cathodiphilus, one region includes:
- a CDS encoding flagellar motor protein MotA, whose translation MARELDPFKVSSPRIFLFRMLVFLALVGLVVFVLQREVQVAFMANPGLNGVIVAVGLIGVILSFRQVIRLFREARWVNTFRLADPGIAVEKPPVLLAPMATMLGARSGQMAISTVTMRSLLDSLATRLDEGRELARYLTGLLVFLGLLGTFWGLIETVTSVGRVINSLSNQGELGTIFEDMKRGLAEPLGGMGIAFSSSLFGLAGSLVLGFLDLQASQAQNRFYTEVEDWLSSTVQDMAVISPTQEGGAPQVSVADLQRAFDRLREALGEGSSNQRASAAMANLAEGIQGLVTHMRSEQQVVRDWMQAQSADQKELRRLLEQMLRERGPV comes from the coding sequence ATGGCCCGCGAACTCGATCCTTTCAAGGTCTCGTCCCCGCGGATCTTCCTGTTCCGCATGCTGGTGTTCCTGGCGCTGGTCGGCCTCGTCGTCTTCGTCCTGCAGCGCGAGGTGCAGGTGGCCTTCATGGCCAATCCCGGCCTCAACGGCGTCATCGTCGCGGTCGGCTTGATCGGCGTCATCCTGTCGTTCCGGCAGGTGATCCGCCTCTTCCGCGAGGCGCGCTGGGTCAACACCTTCCGCCTCGCCGATCCGGGCATAGCAGTCGAGAAGCCGCCGGTGCTGCTCGCGCCCATGGCGACCATGCTCGGCGCACGCAGCGGCCAGATGGCGATCTCCACGGTCACCATGCGATCGCTGCTCGATTCGCTCGCCACCCGCCTCGACGAGGGGCGCGAACTCGCCCGCTACCTCACCGGCCTTCTCGTCTTCCTCGGCCTTCTCGGCACGTTCTGGGGCCTGATCGAGACGGTGACCTCGGTCGGCCGCGTCATCAACAGCCTGTCCAACCAGGGCGAGCTCGGCACCATCTTCGAGGACATGAAGCGCGGCCTCGCCGAGCCGCTGGGCGGCATGGGCATCGCCTTCTCGTCCTCGCTCTTCGGCCTCGCCGGGTCGCTCGTCCTCGGCTTCCTCGACCTGCAGGCGAGCCAGGCGCAGAACCGCTTCTACACCGAGGTGGAAGACTGGCTGTCCTCGACCGTGCAGGACATGGCCGTCATCAGCCCCACCCAGGAGGGCGGCGCTCCGCAGGTGAGCGTCGCCGATCTCCAGCGCGCCTTCGACAGGCTGCGCGAGGCGCTGGGCGAGGGCTCGTCCAACCAGCGCGCCAGCGCCGCCATGGCCAATCTCGCCGAGGGCATCCAGGGCCTCGTCACTCATATGCGCTCCGAGCAGCAGGTGGTGCGTGACTGGATGCAGGCCCAGTCCGCCGACCAGAAGGAGCTGCGGCGCCTGCTCGAACAGATGCTGCGCGAGCGGGGACCGGTCTGA